Proteins encoded in a region of the Terriglobia bacterium genome:
- a CDS encoding cyclodeaminase/cyclohydrolase family protein yields the protein MADSLRPFIDQVAAGTPAPAGGSVAALAGALGASLGQMVIRITKDKKNHTQHAERYNDALDRLAPYASTLLELVDADAAAYGLVLAAYKLPKGSAEREKGVQDGLIRATEIPSRVASCAAEALKVMEDLRSIIYLKVASDLQVGLQMLRSSLRSAIAAMRTNLTEIKDTELRMRYEDMIAGWEQTLRGN from the coding sequence ATGGCCGACAGCTTGCGGCCGTTCATCGACCAGGTCGCGGCGGGAACACCGGCTCCGGCCGGCGGCAGCGTCGCCGCCCTGGCAGGCGCGCTCGGCGCATCGCTCGGACAAATGGTGATCCGGATCACGAAAGATAAAAAGAACCACACCCAGCACGCCGAACGCTACAACGACGCCCTCGACCGGCTGGCGCCCTACGCCTCAACCCTGCTGGAACTGGTCGATGCGGACGCTGCCGCATATGGGCTTGTGCTGGCCGCCTACAAACTACCCAAAGGTTCCGCGGAACGGGAAAAAGGTGTTCAGGATGGCCTCATTCGCGCCACGGAGATCCCGTCGCGGGTTGCCAGCTGCGCGGCCGAAGCCTTGAAGGTCATGGAGGATCTGCGCTCGATCATTTACCTCAAAGTTGCGTCCGATCTGCAGGTCGGACTTCAAATGCTCCGTTCCTCACTGAGGAGCGCCATCGCCGCCATGCGGACCAACCTCACGGAAATCAAAGATACGGAACTCCGGATGCGCTATGAAGATATGATCGCGGGCTGGGAGCAGACCCTGCGGGGGAATTAG
- the hutI gene encoding imidazolonepropionase — protein MSTSGLQAMTFNIVHAKQLLTLKGPAPRRGRALRDLSIIADGAISVRDGFIDWTGPTDQLPDTKAPAFDASGKIVLPGFVDSHTHAVFAGTRADEFEWRIEGTPYMDILARGGGILSSVKAVRAMPDLRVQFADRFLEYGTTTIEAKSGYGLNLDTEVRMLEAMRSAGQLEVVPTYLGAHAIPQEFITDRQAFVGEVLHDLETIQAKRLAEFCDVFVEPGVFTPEEARRIFAKAKSLGMQIKIHADEFQSSGGAALAVEIGATSADHLGAITAENIERLAASNVIATLLPATLFNTGATHYAPARQLIDSGAAVALATDFNPGTSPTLNMQFVLSLACTQMKMTPAEAIAAATINGACALRRQDRLGSIEPGKQADFAVYDVADYREIPYFTAVNFCVATFKRGELAWSRDESTG, from the coding sequence ATGTCCACCTCCGGACTTCAGGCCATGACTTTCAACATCGTCCACGCGAAACAGCTTCTAACCCTGAAAGGACCTGCGCCCCGGCGGGGCCGCGCATTGCGCGACCTCTCCATCATTGCAGACGGCGCAATCTCCGTTCGCGACGGATTCATCGACTGGACCGGTCCAACCGACCAGTTGCCGGACACGAAGGCGCCCGCCTTCGATGCGTCCGGCAAAATCGTTCTGCCCGGCTTCGTCGATTCCCACACCCACGCGGTTTTTGCCGGGACGCGCGCTGACGAATTCGAATGGCGAATCGAAGGCACGCCTTACATGGATATCCTCGCGCGCGGCGGCGGCATTTTATCCAGCGTGAAAGCGGTGCGCGCCATGCCGGATCTGCGCGTGCAGTTTGCCGATCGCTTCCTGGAGTACGGCACCACCACAATCGAAGCCAAGAGCGGATACGGGCTGAATCTGGACACCGAGGTTCGAATGCTTGAAGCGATGCGGTCGGCCGGGCAGCTCGAAGTCGTGCCGACCTACCTTGGAGCCCACGCCATTCCTCAGGAGTTCATTACAGACCGGCAGGCTTTCGTCGGCGAGGTTCTCCACGATCTGGAAACGATTCAGGCGAAGCGCCTGGCGGAGTTCTGCGATGTCTTCGTCGAACCCGGCGTTTTCACGCCGGAGGAAGCCCGGCGCATATTTGCGAAAGCGAAATCTCTCGGCATGCAGATCAAGATTCATGCCGACGAATTTCAGTCTTCGGGCGGCGCCGCACTCGCCGTTGAAATCGGCGCGACGTCGGCCGACCATCTCGGCGCCATCACTGCCGAAAATATCGAGAGGCTGGCCGCCTCGAACGTGATCGCCACCCTGCTTCCGGCGACGCTGTTCAACACCGGCGCCACACACTACGCACCGGCGCGCCAACTCATCGATAGCGGCGCAGCCGTCGCGCTCGCGACCGATTTTAATCCGGGTACATCGCCGACGCTGAATATGCAGTTCGTCCTGTCGCTGGCATGCACCCAGATGAAGATGACTCCCGCAGAGGCGATTGCCGCCGCCACGATCAATGGCGCGTGCGCGCTGCGGCGTCAGGATCGTCTCGGATCGATCGAACCGGGCAAGCAGGCAGACTTCGCGGTCTATGACGTTGCGGATTACCGCGAAATTCCCTATTTCACCGCGGTAAACTTCTGTGTCGCAACGTTCAAGCGCGGAGAACTCGCATGGAGCAGAGATGAATCGACTGGTTGA
- the hutU gene encoding urocanate hydratase, producing MNYTPVRAPRGTAICCKGWHQEAAMRMLMNNLDEDVAENPRKLIVYGGSGRAARSWDAYHAIVRALRALENDETLLIQSGKPVGVFRTFPHSPRVLIANANLVPHWATRDEFNRLEALQLTMYGQMTAGSWIYIGTQGIVQGTYETFAAAARQHFNGSLEGKILLTGGLGGMGGAQPLAGTMNGAAVLAVEVDPARVQRRIDTGYLDTWTDSLNEAWKLVTAARDAKKALSVGLVGNCADVLPEMVRRGGIPDVLTDQTSAHDPLNGYIPRGLTLDDAGKLRESDPKAYTARAIESMAIHVQAMLDMQKQGAVTFDYGNNIRTMAFEGGVKNAYDFPGFIPAYIRPMFAEGRGPFRWAALSGNPKDIAITDELVLELFPEDEVLNRWIHLARERVHFQGLPARICWLGYGERAQFGERINDLVKKGTVEAPIVIGRDHLDCGSVASPYRETEAMKDGSDAIADWPILNALLNTASGASWVSFHHGGGVGIGYSLHAGQVIVADGTDEMTERLNRVLTNDPGIGVARHADAGYEEAKEFAQRKGIKI from the coding sequence ATGAACTACACGCCGGTACGGGCCCCCCGCGGTACGGCCATCTGCTGCAAGGGCTGGCATCAGGAAGCCGCAATGCGCATGCTGATGAACAACCTCGATGAGGACGTCGCTGAAAATCCGAGGAAACTCATCGTCTACGGCGGATCCGGCCGGGCGGCGCGCAGCTGGGATGCCTATCACGCGATTGTGCGCGCGCTCCGCGCTCTGGAAAACGACGAAACCCTTCTCATTCAATCCGGAAAACCGGTCGGGGTGTTTCGCACCTTTCCGCATTCGCCACGGGTGTTGATCGCAAACGCCAATCTCGTGCCGCACTGGGCGACTCGCGATGAATTCAATCGCCTGGAAGCGTTGCAACTCACGATGTACGGACAGATGACGGCGGGCAGCTGGATCTATATCGGCACTCAGGGAATCGTTCAAGGAACGTATGAAACATTTGCGGCGGCGGCGCGCCAACACTTCAACGGTTCCCTGGAGGGAAAGATCCTCCTGACCGGCGGCCTTGGCGGAATGGGCGGAGCGCAGCCGCTTGCAGGAACGATGAATGGCGCGGCCGTTCTGGCGGTCGAGGTGGATCCCGCGCGCGTGCAGCGGCGCATCGATACCGGATACCTCGACACCTGGACCGATTCCCTCAACGAAGCATGGAAGCTCGTGACGGCCGCGCGCGACGCGAAAAAAGCACTCTCGGTCGGACTCGTGGGCAACTGCGCCGACGTCCTTCCGGAAATGGTGCGGCGGGGCGGCATACCGGACGTGCTGACCGATCAGACGAGCGCGCACGATCCGCTCAACGGATACATCCCGCGAGGACTGACACTTGATGACGCCGGCAAGCTTCGTGAATCCGATCCCAAGGCCTACACCGCGCGGGCGATCGAGTCGATGGCGATTCACGTCCAGGCGATGCTCGACATGCAGAAGCAAGGAGCCGTCACCTTCGACTACGGAAACAACATCCGGACGATGGCTTTCGAGGGCGGTGTGAAGAACGCGTACGACTTCCCGGGATTCATCCCCGCCTATATCCGGCCGATGTTTGCGGAGGGACGCGGGCCGTTCCGCTGGGCCGCGCTTTCAGGCAATCCGAAGGACATCGCCATCACTGATGAACTCGTCCTGGAACTCTTTCCAGAGGACGAGGTCCTGAATCGATGGATTCACCTCGCCCGTGAAAGAGTCCACTTTCAGGGACTGCCCGCGAGAATCTGCTGGTTGGGCTATGGCGAGCGTGCGCAATTCGGCGAGCGTATCAATGATCTCGTGAAGAAGGGCACGGTTGAGGCGCCGATCGTTATCGGACGCGATCATCTCGATTGCGGATCCGTCGCATCGCCGTATCGGGAGACTGAAGCCATGAAAGACGGCAGTGACGCCATCGCCGACTGGCCGATCCTCAATGCCCTCTTGAATACCGCATCCGGGGCGAGTTGGGTTTCGTTTCATCATGGCGGCGGGGTGGGAATCGGATATTCGCTGCATGCGGGCCAGGTGATCGTTGCGGATGGTACGGACGAGATGACAGAGCGGCTCAACCGCGTGTTGACAAACGATCCGGGTATCGGCGTCGCGCGGCATGCGGATGCGGGATACGAAGAGGCGAAGGAATTTGCGCAGCGCAAGGGGATCAAGATTTAG
- the hutH gene encoding histidine ammonia-lyase — protein sequence MVPLLIDGEILTIENVLEVAMERRRVALHPDAAGKMSRSLAVIETIVRDDRVVYGVSTGFGKLSDVHIGRDQITPLQHNLVRSHACGVGEPFSEIEVRALMLLRANVLAKGLSGARPVVAERLCDLLNHHVYPVIPCRGSVGASGDLAPLAHLALVLIGEGEVFSASTRITGREAFEGIGIAPLDLEAKEGLALLNGTQVTLATGIISSMKATQLADLADLAGAMSLEALKGSPVAFDARIHQARPHPGQLQVAERLSRFLRGSEIRESHLDCGRVQDAYSLRCMPQVHGPVRECLENVRKTAAIEINSATDNPLVFADTSEVLSGGNFHGQYLGLAFDFLAISLSVLANISERRIERLLNPEYGDLPPFLADQPGLNSGFMIAQVAAAALASENKVLSHPASVDSIPTSGNKEDHVPMAMGAALKLKQVVTNVERILAIEFLCAAQGIDYLRPLKSSASIEATHSHIRKNIPHVALDRVLSTDIERMIRIMNEPDFIRLAEDPS from the coding sequence ATGGTTCCGCTGTTGATTGACGGCGAGATTCTGACAATCGAAAACGTTTTGGAGGTCGCGATGGAGCGGCGCCGCGTGGCGCTGCATCCGGACGCCGCCGGAAAGATGTCGCGCTCCCTCGCCGTCATCGAAACGATCGTCCGCGACGACCGCGTGGTTTACGGCGTTTCGACCGGCTTCGGCAAGCTTTCGGACGTTCATATCGGCCGCGACCAGATCACTCCACTGCAGCACAATCTGGTCCGCAGCCACGCCTGCGGAGTGGGCGAGCCTTTCAGCGAAATCGAAGTCCGCGCATTGATGCTGCTGCGCGCAAATGTCCTGGCCAAGGGTCTCTCCGGAGCGCGGCCGGTGGTGGCCGAGCGGCTCTGCGATCTGTTGAACCATCACGTGTACCCGGTGATTCCCTGCCGCGGCAGCGTCGGCGCCAGCGGCGATCTTGCGCCGCTGGCTCACCTCGCGCTCGTCCTGATCGGCGAGGGTGAGGTCTTCAGCGCCTCGACGAGGATCACCGGACGCGAAGCGTTCGAAGGCATAGGAATCGCGCCTCTGGACCTGGAGGCGAAGGAAGGCCTGGCTCTGCTAAATGGGACGCAAGTTACTCTGGCAACCGGCATCATCAGTTCGATGAAAGCCACGCAACTTGCGGATCTGGCCGATCTGGCCGGAGCGATGTCGCTCGAAGCATTGAAAGGCTCTCCAGTCGCTTTCGACGCGAGAATCCATCAGGCGCGGCCGCATCCCGGGCAGCTTCAGGTGGCGGAGAGGCTGTCACGCTTTCTCCGGGGCAGCGAGATCCGCGAGTCGCACCTCGATTGCGGCCGTGTTCAGGATGCCTACAGCCTCCGGTGCATGCCCCAGGTTCACGGACCCGTGCGCGAGTGTCTGGAAAACGTGCGGAAGACGGCGGCCATCGAAATCAACAGCGCAACGGACAATCCCCTGGTCTTTGCCGATACCAGCGAGGTTCTTTCCGGCGGCAATTTTCATGGCCAGTACCTGGGGCTGGCGTTCGACTTCCTGGCGATATCGCTGTCTGTTCTCGCCAACATCTCGGAGCGGCGCATCGAACGTCTGCTGAATCCAGAATACGGAGACCTGCCGCCGTTTCTGGCCGATCAGCCGGGATTGAATTCCGGATTCATGATCGCCCAGGTCGCCGCCGCCGCGCTTGCCAGTGAGAACAAAGTGCTGTCGCATCCGGCGTCCGTGGATTCGATTCCCACTTCCGGCAACAAAGAAGACCACGTGCCGATGGCCATGGGCGCGGCGCTCAAGCTGAAACAGGTTGTTACGAATGTGGAGCGGATTCTGGCAATCGAGTTTCTGTGCGCCGCTCAAGGCATCGACTATCTGCGGCCCTTGAAATCCAGCGCCTCGATCGAGGCAACACACTCGCACATCCGCAAAAACATTCCGCACGTTGCCCTCGATCGTGTTCTCTCTACCGATATTGAACGCATGATTCGCATCATGAATGAACCGGACTTCATCCGGCTCGCCGAGGATCCATCATGA
- a CDS encoding amidohydrolase family protein — translation MGKRLSRRTFLGSAAAAAIGFGTPLGSLSGYAQAAQVADDGRDLALINGKIHTMDGSNRVVSQLLIRNGRFAAVGNNVSRTGNVRTVNLMGKTVIPGIIDAHNHIVLVGNRPGWHTPLEHVFTIPDAVTALKARSMEVPAGEFITTVGPIAAMQFEEKRLPNLTELDAVNRPVFIIAAQGGTRTNTQGKIWFEAKGITVGADGVLAGNQSGLALQTLRKELLTPETRKRSAFGALQYYASLGITTIRDAGAFHKDEPSTGVADENTYTMHNPFLALHSEGRMPTRLRIDFLHQDPPNANPPLPTLSQRLKNSFPFFGDEWLKTGGIGEFTGGGVDGLRAIAKAGWRAEDHALNLAMVTNEIKDRETVNAEIPITNLRWIVSHIPEFPIDLANRANAMGMGVLVGWGPLRTLPRNAAAGISLGPPYRMLMNHPIHKGYHSDGGDITIINPWVNFYTITTGKNLAGDQILGDQKLTRQETMWLATTANKWFIREDDIGSIEAGNRADLAVLDRDYFTVPDEDLKRTKSLLTVVGGKVVHNVGVV, via the coding sequence GTGGGTAAAAGACTCTCTCGCAGAACATTCCTGGGCAGCGCGGCTGCCGCCGCGATCGGTTTCGGAACACCGCTGGGTTCCCTGAGTGGTTACGCGCAAGCCGCGCAGGTTGCGGATGATGGCCGCGATCTCGCGCTCATCAACGGTAAAATTCATACGATGGACGGGAGCAACCGCGTCGTGTCTCAGTTGCTGATCCGGAACGGCCGCTTCGCCGCCGTCGGCAACAATGTTTCCCGTACAGGCAATGTCCGAACCGTCAACCTGATGGGAAAAACCGTCATTCCCGGCATCATCGATGCGCATAACCATATCGTTCTTGTCGGCAACAGACCCGGATGGCACACGCCGCTGGAGCACGTCTTCACGATCCCCGACGCAGTGACGGCTCTCAAAGCGCGCAGCATGGAAGTTCCAGCCGGCGAATTCATCACCACCGTGGGTCCGATCGCCGCAATGCAGTTCGAAGAAAAACGCCTGCCGAACTTGACGGAACTCGACGCGGTGAACCGGCCGGTCTTCATCATCGCGGCCCAAGGCGGCACACGCACGAATACACAGGGGAAGATCTGGTTCGAGGCGAAAGGAATCACCGTTGGAGCGGATGGCGTTCTTGCGGGCAATCAGTCGGGCCTCGCGCTTCAAACCTTGCGGAAAGAGTTGCTGACTCCGGAGACCCGAAAACGAAGTGCTTTCGGAGCACTTCAGTATTACGCGTCGCTCGGCATTACGACCATTCGCGATGCGGGCGCGTTCCATAAAGACGAACCGTCGACCGGCGTTGCCGACGAAAACACCTACACGATGCACAACCCGTTTCTGGCGCTCCACAGTGAAGGGAGGATGCCAACCCGGCTGCGAATTGATTTTCTCCACCAGGACCCGCCGAACGCCAATCCGCCATTGCCAACGTTGTCCCAACGGCTGAAGAACTCATTTCCATTCTTCGGCGATGAGTGGCTCAAGACCGGCGGCATCGGAGAGTTCACCGGAGGCGGCGTCGACGGATTACGCGCGATCGCGAAGGCGGGATGGCGCGCCGAAGACCACGCCCTGAATCTCGCGATGGTTACGAACGAGATTAAAGACCGCGAGACCGTGAACGCGGAGATCCCGATTACCAACCTTCGATGGATCGTTTCCCACATTCCCGAGTTTCCCATCGATCTGGCAAATCGAGCCAACGCCATGGGAATGGGCGTTCTGGTCGGATGGGGACCGCTGCGCACTCTTCCCCGGAATGCCGCGGCCGGCATCAGCCTCGGGCCGCCGTACCGGATGCTGATGAATCACCCGATTCACAAGGGCTATCACTCGGATGGAGGCGATATCACCATCATCAACCCCTGGGTGAATTTCTATACGATCACAACCGGCAAGAACCTCGCAGGAGACCAGATTCTCGGCGACCAGAAGCTGACCCGGCAGGAAACCATGTGGCTCGCCACCACCGCCAACAAATGGTTCATCCGGGAAGACGATATCGGTTCGATCGAGGCGGGAAATCGCGCGGATCTGGCGGTCCTGGACCGGGATTATTTCACCGTGCCGGATGAAGATCTCAAGCGCACGAAGTCGCTGCTGACTGTCGTTGGCGGCAAAGTCGTCCACAATGTGGGAGTTGTGTGA
- a CDS encoding TIGR03435 family protein: protein MTLKLSFEKETALAIARILAVAIPVILGVTAAPVLRAQSAEKFEVASVRRVEIPATDRGVPVFLPTGGIGTSDPGRITYHATWLIPLIAEAFGVRSDQVTGPAWLTRERYDIVANIPMAATKDQFNLMLGNLLIDRFRLRFHMDSTIRPIYMLRVGKNGPKVKQIKHSADDPTAAPGRIGALDPQGCPVLPPARQGIVGLGTGPGEMCWTGQAVPMADIVRFIEGEGAGRPIVDETGLTGRYDFKIHLQTVNRAPTPGAAPDPAPTVFNSVEEQLGLKLESATHSFPQLIIDSIEREPTEN, encoded by the coding sequence ATGACTCTAAAGCTGAGCTTCGAAAAAGAGACGGCGTTGGCGATCGCCCGAATCCTGGCTGTCGCGATTCCGGTTATCCTTGGCGTTACGGCCGCGCCCGTGCTTCGTGCTCAGTCTGCCGAAAAATTCGAAGTCGCTTCGGTCAGGCGTGTGGAGATCCCGGCTACCGACAGGGGTGTCCCAGTGTTTCTCCCCACGGGTGGCATAGGCACCTCGGACCCGGGCCGCATTACCTACCACGCTACCTGGCTTATTCCATTGATCGCAGAAGCCTTTGGCGTTCGATCGGACCAGGTTACCGGACCAGCGTGGCTCACCAGAGAACGCTACGACATTGTCGCCAATATTCCCATGGCCGCCACAAAAGACCAGTTCAACCTCATGCTGGGGAATTTGCTCATCGATCGCTTCCGTCTCCGTTTCCATATGGACTCGACGATTCGCCCGATCTATATGTTGCGCGTAGGAAAGAACGGGCCGAAAGTCAAACAGATCAAGCACAGCGCTGACGACCCAACGGCAGCACCCGGTCGAATCGGAGCGCTCGACCCGCAGGGCTGTCCGGTCCTGCCGCCGGCCCGTCAGGGCATCGTCGGCCTGGGAACCGGTCCCGGCGAAATGTGTTGGACGGGGCAAGCCGTCCCAATGGCAGACATTGTGAGATTTATCGAGGGCGAGGGCGCCGGCAGGCCCATCGTGGATGAAACCGGCCTCACGGGCCGCTACGATTTCAAGATTCACCTCCAGACGGTCAACCGCGCCCCTACCCCCGGAGCCGCGCCGGATCCCGCTCCAACCGTCTTCAACTCTGTTGAGGAACAGCTCGGCTTGAAACTGGAGTCCGCTACCCATTCCTTCCCTCAACTCATCATTGATTCCATAGAACGCGAGCCGACAGAAAACTGA